GATGGTGGTCGACAACGCCGTCTCCCACGCCCACCAGCTGGAGACCTTCAAGCAGTTGGTCGAGGCCTCGGACGGCTACCTCAGCTGCGTCTTCCCGATCGGCAAGGGCGAAATGGTGGTCCTGAAAGACATTCCGTGACGCCTCCCGACGCGCGGACAGCTTCCTAGGTGCACCACCACAGGAAGCGGTTGCAGGTCTGCGAGGGGGACGGTTCCGGTTCCGGGGGTGCGGTCGTCGGGTCCGGGGTCGGTGTCGGGGCCGGCCGGGCGGGCGTGGGGGTCGATGTCGGGCGGGCGGGGGGCGTGTCCGCCGAGGCCGGGTGGGAGCCCTTCGGCGTCTCGGCGTTCTTCGCGTCCTTGGACTTGCCGGCCTTCGGGGACGTGGAAGGCGACGCCGAGTCAGACGCCCCGGGCGAAGGGGATGCCGACGCCTCCTCAGCCCCGGTGCCCTCGCCCAGGCCGCCCGTCTCGCCCGCCTCCACCGACGCGTCGCCGTCCGCCGACTCACCCCCCGCCGCCGCCGGCTTCGGCGTCGACCTGGGCGCGTCCATACCGAGCTCCGCGAGGCTCAGCCCGCCCGCCGCCAGCACGAACCCCGCCGCGACGAACAGGGTCCGACGGCGCCGACGACGATGCGCCGCGGCCTTCCGGTCCCGCCGGCTCGCCCCGCCACCCGGACCGTCGGCGACCGGCCCGCGCCGGCGCCGTCGAGCACCCCGGCCCAGCGGCTCACCGGCGGCGTCGCTCTCATCGGCGGACCGGTCCGACCCGTCGGGCCCTTCCGCCCCACCGGAGCCATCCGACCCGTCCGAGCCGTGGTAAACACCCTCCCCGCCCTCGGGAACAGCGTCGTACCCGCCGTGATCCGGCTCACGCCAGCGCAGCGCATCGGCTGAGGTGCCACACCCGGGGCAGGCGAGCGCGCCGTTGAGGTGCCGTCGGCACGGGTCGCAGTAGTCCATGACGCGGGAAGATTAAGTTCCGCGCCGGTCACGTTCCTAGATCCAGCTGTGAATGTTCTGTAGGGACACGCCGCCCCCATGGTTCGAAACTGTCGAAACCGTTATGCGCGCGACCCATTGACACTCGCACCGCCGCATCCTTACTGTCACGCCAGCATTTCGAACGTGTGCCGAAATCTCGAACACGTCGAAGTGGATGACTGACAGAACCGAGCCGACGAAGCTGTGAGGGACAACCGCCGTGCGCATCACCGGAATCAGCACACACGTGGTCGGGACGCCGTGGCGCAACCTGACGTACGTCCAGGTGCACACCGACGAGGGCATCACCGGAGTCGGCGAGACCCGGATGCTGGGACACACCGACGCCCTTCTCGGTTACCTGAAGGAAGCCCAGGCCAACCA
This region of Streptomyces caelestis genomic DNA includes:
- a CDS encoding SCO2400 family protein, with protein sequence MDYCDPCRRHLNGALACPGCGTSADALRWREPDHGGYDAVPEGGEGVYHGSDGSDGSGGAEGPDGSDRSADESDAAGEPLGRGARRRRRGPVADGPGGGASRRDRKAAAHRRRRRRTLFVAAGFVLAAGGLSLAELGMDAPRSTPKPAAAGGESADGDASVEAGETGGLGEGTGAEEASASPSPGASDSASPSTSPKAGKSKDAKNAETPKGSHPASADTPPARPTSTPTPARPAPTPTPDPTTAPPEPEPSPSQTCNRFLWWCT